One part of the Salinivirga cyanobacteriivorans genome encodes these proteins:
- a CDS encoding alanine racemase, producing the protein MAFIELDREKLHHNYQFLKRTFDKNNIEFGIVTKLLCGHNAYLKEVINLGVEQVCDSRISNLKKIKNINSEVETVYIKPPAKRSIKSIVAYADISLNTESYTINLLSEEAQRQDKVHKIIIMIEMGDLREGVMREDFIDFYEKVFEMPNIEVVGIGTNLSCMSGVMPSPDKLIQLSLYEQLIEARFSRNVPYVSGGTSVTLPMLLQGMLPPGINHYRLGETLYLGNNLINDKPIKGMKQNALTLYAELIELTEKPIVPEGDLGENVDGQKAEIDPKDVGKTAYRGLLDIGLLDIDPRHIEPFDPDVEIAGASSDMIVIDLGSEQPRYKVGDLIRLRMTYMGALGVMNSNYIEKRIV; encoded by the coding sequence ATGGCTTTTATAGAACTAGATCGAGAAAAATTACATCACAATTATCAATTTCTAAAGCGAACGTTCGATAAAAACAACATCGAATTCGGTATCGTAACCAAACTGCTTTGTGGGCACAATGCATATTTAAAAGAAGTGATCAACCTTGGTGTTGAACAGGTATGCGATTCCCGAATAAGTAACCTTAAAAAGATAAAAAACATCAACTCCGAAGTCGAAACTGTTTATATCAAACCACCTGCAAAACGAAGTATTAAAAGCATTGTAGCCTATGCCGATATTAGTTTAAATACCGAATCATACACCATTAACTTGCTTTCTGAAGAAGCCCAACGACAGGATAAAGTCCATAAAATTATCATTATGATTGAAATGGGCGATCTGCGCGAAGGTGTTATGCGTGAGGATTTTATAGACTTTTATGAAAAAGTATTCGAAATGCCCAATATTGAGGTGGTAGGCATCGGTACCAATTTAAGTTGCATGAGTGGTGTAATGCCAAGTCCAGATAAGTTGATTCAGCTTAGTTTATATGAACAGCTCATTGAGGCCCGTTTTAGTCGCAATGTTCCTTATGTTTCGGGTGGTACATCCGTTACACTGCCCATGTTGTTACAAGGTATGCTCCCTCCGGGAATAAACCATTACCGCCTTGGTGAAACCCTATATTTGGGAAATAATTTAATTAATGACAAACCCATTAAGGGCATGAAGCAAAATGCGCTTACCCTTTATGCAGAGCTAATTGAATTAACAGAGAAACCGATTGTTCCTGAAGGTGACCTTGGAGAGAATGTCGATGGCCAAAAAGCAGAGATCGATCCTAAAGATGTAGGAAAAACTGCTTACCGGGGATTACTCGATATTGGTTTGCTCGATATTGACCCACGCCATATCGAACCCTTTGATCCTGATGTGGAGATTGCAGGAGCTTCATCTGATATGATTGTCATTGACCTGGGTTCAGAACAACCCAGGTATAAGGTTGGTGATTTGATTCGTTTACGGATGACTTACATGGGAGCATTGGGCGTGATGAATTCCAATTATATTGAAAAACGTATCGTATAA
- a CDS encoding MarR family winged helix-turn-helix transcriptional regulator yields the protein MDSTQILIRIRKIVRSINLESKQIQKKYGISIPQLLCLQFLHESDNFQATHKAITRYLELNSSTVTGIINRLQKKGLVARLPKQQDKRTTYIALTSTGEQMLKNSPQLLHTRLSDKLDNVSAESIEVISDSLDKIISLLEIQDMEASPVLVADDFKTNGHADNPKQSNT from the coding sequence ATGGACTCAACACAAATTTTAATCAGGATTCGCAAGATTGTGAGGTCTATAAATTTGGAATCGAAGCAAATTCAGAAAAAATACGGAATCAGCATACCTCAACTTTTATGTTTACAGTTTTTACACGAATCTGACAATTTTCAGGCAACACATAAAGCTATTACCAGATATCTTGAACTCAACAGCAGTACGGTTACAGGAATTATCAACCGGTTACAAAAGAAAGGGTTAGTTGCCAGGTTGCCCAAGCAGCAAGATAAACGCACAACCTACATTGCTCTTACTTCGACAGGGGAGCAGATGCTTAAAAACTCACCACAATTGCTGCATACCCGTTTAAGTGATAAACTCGATAATGTTTCTGCAGAATCAATTGAAGTTATTAGTGACTCGCTTGATAAAATTATTTCGCTGCTTGAAATTCAGGATATGGAAGCATCGCCCGTGCTTGTGGCAGATGACTTTAAGACCAATGGTCATGCGGATAATCCCAAACAATCGAATACATGA
- a CDS encoding TlpA disulfide reductase family protein: MKKIIVIIAALALMTACSEKEGYDVHIKTVEKEADWAYLLNVQNNQLVPFDSAQWKDGYQFTGSVERPELVFFNLKGTNKREPLFLENTSITVTPAEGNPGSFNYEGSKLNDIFEQYNDSANYYSQENQRLYSEYQKARQDANKTREDSIRGLVEGLYDKEQAYSESFALENLDNLVGLYIVRRKLVYSMDYEKLKDVLGKVPEDNQNNAYYEYLEKHLAKLEKTRIGKEAPTFTMKDTAGNEVALKDFRGNYTLVDFWAAWCGPCRRANPHVVEIYEEYHPKGFQVLGVSFDQSREAWIKAIHEDNLPWTQVSDLKGWKNEAGQLYGVNSIPHTVLIDPEGKIVANRFSHEELREKLEEIYQ; encoded by the coding sequence ATGAAGAAAATAATTGTAATTATCGCAGCATTAGCCTTAATGACAGCATGCTCTGAGAAAGAAGGTTATGATGTTCACATAAAAACTGTTGAAAAAGAAGCCGACTGGGCTTATCTTTTGAATGTGCAGAACAATCAGCTGGTACCTTTTGATTCAGCCCAATGGAAAGATGGATACCAATTTACCGGTTCAGTAGAACGTCCGGAATTGGTGTTTTTTAATTTAAAAGGTACAAACAAACGGGAACCGCTTTTTCTTGAAAATACAAGCATAACCGTTACTCCGGCAGAGGGTAATCCGGGCAGTTTCAATTACGAAGGTTCGAAACTGAATGATATATTTGAGCAATATAACGACAGCGCCAACTATTATAGCCAGGAAAACCAAAGGTTATATAGTGAGTATCAAAAAGCCCGTCAGGATGCAAACAAAACCAGGGAAGACTCAATCAGAGGCCTGGTAGAAGGGCTTTATGATAAGGAACAAGCTTATTCTGAATCTTTTGCCCTGGAAAATTTAGATAACCTTGTGGGTTTATACATTGTGCGTCGCAAACTGGTCTATTCTATGGATTACGAGAAATTGAAAGATGTTTTAGGAAAAGTACCTGAAGACAATCAAAACAATGCTTACTACGAATATTTAGAAAAACATTTGGCGAAACTCGAAAAAACACGTATTGGGAAAGAAGCTCCAACATTCACAATGAAAGATACTGCCGGCAATGAGGTTGCATTGAAAGATTTTCGAGGTAACTACACACTTGTTGACTTTTGGGCAGCCTGGTGTGGGCCTTGTCGCAGAGCTAACCCGCACGTAGTTGAAATTTATGAAGAATACCACCCGAAGGGGTTCCAGGTACTTGGCGTATCATTTGACCAATCGCGTGAAGCCTGGATTAAAGCAATACATGAAGATAATTTGCCGTGGACGCAGGTTTCTGACCTGAAAGGTTGGAAAAATGAGGCCGGACAGCTTTATGGTGTAAACAGCATTCCACATACTGTTTTAATTGATCCGGAAGGAAAAATTGTAGCCAACAGGTTCTCGCACGAAGAGCTGAGAGAAAAGCTCGAAGAGATTTATCAATAA
- a CDS encoding IS256 family transposase, with amino-acid sequence MMFTKKQTEEVLSKFISRENGLHDVMEMVLDAMMYSEREAFLSGAKSNKGNGYRPLSALGHGHQLELQVPRDRLSQFTPKILAIFREQESYLKEVSFKLYSKGLTTRDISSVMDTIYGGHYSKSKISDISTSFYDQMQAWRNRELDSHYLALYIDGLHVKLKRGNKYETECFYIILGLREDFKREVISIVNFPVESANSWEIIFDQIKARGIETVGIIISDALSGIDKSIAKKFSCPHQKCILHLQRNLLSYVRMSDKKEVANDFREVLSAADPHHNKAIAVSKFKEFKEKWRKKYRSFGQYLDNLDIYPYLTFLDYDVRIRRMLYTTNWIERFNKSARRTLKIRGALPSEEAVLSLITSVAKEQTEGHYSYPIYNFRYEEKLLANKY; translated from the coding sequence ATGATGTTTACAAAGAAACAAACAGAAGAAGTATTAAGCAAGTTTATTTCACGAGAAAATGGTCTTCATGATGTAATGGAGATGGTCTTAGATGCAATGATGTATTCAGAACGGGAAGCCTTTCTGTCAGGAGCAAAAAGCAACAAGGGAAATGGTTACAGACCCCTAAGTGCCTTAGGTCATGGACACCAACTTGAGCTGCAAGTCCCTAGAGATCGCTTAAGTCAATTTACTCCAAAAATATTAGCTATATTTCGAGAACAAGAATCTTACTTAAAAGAAGTCTCCTTTAAGCTATATTCAAAAGGTTTAACCACGCGTGATATATCCTCAGTCATGGATACCATTTATGGCGGACATTATAGTAAAAGTAAGATTAGTGATATTAGTACCAGTTTTTATGATCAAATGCAAGCATGGAGAAACAGAGAACTGGACTCCCATTATCTTGCACTTTATATTGACGGCCTTCATGTAAAATTAAAAAGAGGAAATAAATATGAAACAGAATGTTTTTATATCATTCTTGGCTTGCGTGAAGATTTTAAGCGAGAAGTCATATCTATCGTTAATTTTCCCGTAGAATCAGCTAATTCATGGGAAATAATATTTGATCAAATCAAAGCAAGAGGAATAGAGACTGTTGGTATTATAATATCAGACGCTCTAAGCGGTATTGATAAGAGCATAGCAAAAAAATTTAGTTGCCCGCATCAGAAATGCATTTTACACTTGCAACGTAACCTATTAAGTTATGTCCGCATGAGTGATAAAAAAGAGGTTGCTAATGACTTTAGAGAAGTTCTCAGTGCTGCTGATCCGCACCATAACAAAGCTATAGCTGTGTCAAAATTTAAAGAATTTAAAGAAAAATGGCGAAAGAAATACAGGTCTTTTGGGCAATATCTTGATAACCTGGATATTTACCCATATTTAACCTTTTTAGATTACGATGTCAGAATACGTCGTATGCTTTATACGACCAACTGGATAGAGCGATTTAATAAAAGCGCCAGAAGAACATTGAAAATAAGAGGTGCATTACCATCTGAAGAGGCAGTTCTATCACTGATAACAAGTGTGGCAAAAGAACAAACAGAGGGTCATTACTCATATCCTATTTATAATTTTAGATATGAAGAAAAACTATTAGCAAACAAATATTAA
- a CDS encoding tyrosine-type recombinase/integrase has translation MKPIVYLNKRSHPGNKKNYIALIYKTNETVNTLIKQNDWIRFSEQIGHYVVKFTESNLALLRDLFAGFAVVNTQYLEAASAVTADNIEIRSDVSFRNPLSVAKKLGSVLIINKRIRNKSFFLIRFKYNSEIKNLLKKSDWLRFNEELKLFYFDATRRQLHRFIKEFSGKLKISIHQKVLIRDVAIIQLLMEQSYAKGSRFKGCPTDYLKYMISRSYSQNTIATYHYYFLRFINSYPWLNLKTIEKFGAKEINRFHEDLKSTEGGSTNKIHHSINAIKLYYREIVRTELELNSIVRPKKEKMLPKVWSLEEVSKIIRHIDNLKHKAIITIMYSAGLRVSEVVKLKPEDIHRDRMQLRIRCAKGKKDRYTILGAKTLELIEAYYKAYRPKEFLFEGQFGGAYSASSVRMVLNNAVKKSRVKPYSGTHTLRHSFATHLLEAGTDLRYIQGLLGHNNSKTTEIYTHISNAHLRTIKSPVDGLDIS, from the coding sequence ATGAAACCAATTGTGTATTTGAACAAGCGATCGCATCCGGGCAATAAAAAAAATTATATTGCTTTGATTTATAAAACGAATGAAACAGTTAATACGTTGATAAAACAGAATGACTGGATTCGTTTTAGCGAGCAAATTGGCCACTATGTGGTGAAATTTACTGAATCGAATTTGGCGCTGCTAAGGGATTTATTTGCTGGCTTTGCTGTGGTTAATACTCAGTATTTAGAGGCTGCTTCTGCTGTAACAGCCGACAACATAGAGATTCGTTCAGATGTGAGCTTTCGGAATCCGCTCTCTGTGGCTAAAAAATTGGGTTCTGTGCTAATCATCAACAAAAGAATCAGGAACAAAAGCTTTTTCCTTATTCGTTTTAAATATAATTCTGAAATAAAAAATTTATTAAAAAAAAGCGACTGGTTAAGGTTCAACGAGGAACTAAAGCTATTTTATTTTGATGCTACGCGGCGACAGTTGCATAGGTTTATCAAGGAGTTTTCTGGAAAACTAAAGATCAGCATTCACCAAAAAGTTCTTATACGCGATGTGGCTATTATTCAACTTTTAATGGAACAATCTTACGCAAAGGGATCACGATTTAAAGGTTGTCCGACTGATTATTTAAAATATATGATTTCGCGCAGTTATTCGCAAAACACCATTGCCACATATCATTATTATTTTTTACGATTCATAAATTCATATCCCTGGTTGAATTTAAAGACGATTGAAAAATTTGGTGCGAAGGAAATCAATAGATTTCATGAGGATCTCAAATCAACCGAAGGTGGCAGTACCAATAAGATACATCACAGTATAAATGCTATAAAATTATATTACCGAGAAATTGTTCGTACAGAGCTTGAATTGAATAGTATTGTAAGGCCTAAAAAAGAGAAAATGTTGCCAAAAGTATGGAGTTTAGAGGAAGTTAGCAAGATTATCAGGCATATTGATAATTTGAAGCATAAAGCGATTATTACTATAATGTATTCGGCCGGGTTACGTGTTAGTGAGGTGGTAAAGTTAAAGCCTGAGGATATTCACAGAGATCGCATGCAATTGAGAATACGATGTGCCAAGGGTAAAAAAGATCGGTATACTATTTTGGGTGCTAAAACACTTGAATTGATAGAGGCGTATTACAAGGCTTACCGGCCAAAAGAGTTTTTATTTGAGGGACAGTTTGGTGGAGCATATTCTGCTTCAAGTGTGCGTATGGTTTTAAATAATGCAGTAAAAAAATCGCGTGTAAAGCCTTATAGCGGCACGCATACATTGCGTCACTCATTTGCCACACATTTATTGGAAGCGGGCACTGATTTGCGATATATACAGGGTTTGCTTGGGCACAACAACTCCAAGACGACTGAGATTTATACGCACATAAGCAATGCACATTTACGTACAATTAAAAGTCCGGTAGATGGATTGGATATTTCATAA
- a CDS encoding DUF5655 domain-containing protein → MAIFEIDKGKAKRVRLSEFKLEKDLQRLVEENIETIFNCRFIATEFSTGNIHSGRIDSLAISEDNNPVIIEYKKVASSDLINQSLYYLHWIRDHKGDFQVAVNRKFGKEIEVDWSDIRVICLAPEYKKYDLHAVQVMGANIELWQYKIYENGILSIDEVYKRTSSSNHQETEEYSEKNPIMVEAGKKAALTRKTATYTLEQHFENLDDNILELFNATRDYIISLDSTIEETPKKNYVAYKTSQNFVCMQTYRKKITLYLKLNADEIETMPKQGRDVKNIGHFGTGDFELTIKDLKDLEETKYLINEAYKNIGG, encoded by the coding sequence ATGGCAATATTTGAGATAGATAAAGGAAAAGCAAAACGAGTTCGATTAAGTGAATTTAAACTTGAAAAAGACCTTCAAAGACTTGTTGAAGAGAATATTGAAACAATCTTTAATTGCCGTTTTATTGCAACAGAATTTTCTACAGGGAATATTCATTCTGGACGAATTGACTCTTTAGCAATTTCCGAAGACAATAATCCAGTAATTATTGAATATAAGAAAGTTGCATCGTCTGATTTAATAAATCAAAGTCTTTATTACTTGCACTGGATTAGAGACCATAAAGGAGACTTTCAAGTTGCAGTAAATAGAAAGTTCGGAAAAGAAATTGAAGTTGACTGGTCAGACATCAGAGTAATTTGCCTTGCCCCTGAATATAAAAAATATGACTTGCATGCTGTTCAAGTTATGGGAGCAAATATTGAATTATGGCAGTATAAAATTTACGAAAATGGCATTTTAAGCATTGACGAGGTATATAAAAGAACAAGCAGTTCCAATCATCAAGAAACTGAAGAATATTCCGAGAAAAATCCTATTATGGTGGAAGCTGGAAAAAAGGCTGCACTAACAAGAAAAACAGCAACCTATACACTGGAACAACATTTTGAAAATCTCGATGACAACATACTGGAATTGTTTAATGCGACAAGAGATTATATTATTTCATTGGACAGCACTATTGAAGAAACACCAAAGAAAAACTATGTGGCATATAAAACGAGCCAAAATTTTGTGTGCATGCAGACTTATAGAAAGAAAATAACTCTATATTTAAAACTCAATGCTGACGAAATTGAAACAATGCCAAAACAAGGACGCGATGTTAAAAACATTGGACATTTTGGAACAGGTGATTTTGAATTGACAATTAAAGATTTAAAAGACCTTGAAGAAACTAAGTATTTAATTAATGAAGCATATAAAAATATTGGTGGATAA